The genome window GAAACCCGCGCCGGTTTGCTGAAAATCTGGCAGGTGATGCAGGACTGCGTGGACGCCGGTTGTCGCAACGAAGGGATCCTGCCCGGCGGCTTGAAGGTCAAGCGTCGTGCTGCGGCCCTGCATCGCCAGTTGTGCAAGAACCCGGAGTCGGCGTTGCGCGACCCGTTGTCGGTGCTCGACTGGGTCAACCTCTACGCCCTGGCGGTCAACGAAGAAAACGCCAACGGCGGGCGCGTGGTCACGGCGCCCACCAATGGCGCGGCCGGGATCGTACCGGCGGTGCTGCATTACTACATGCGCTTCATTCCCGGCGCGAATGAAGATGGTGTTGTGCGCTTCCTGCTCACGGCGGCGGCCATTGGCATTTTGTACAAGGAAAATGCCTCGATCTCCGGGGCCGAAGTCGGCTGCCAAGGCGAGGTCGGCGTGGCCTGTTCCATGGCCGCCGGTGCGTTGTGCGAAGTGTTGGGCGGCAGCGTGTCCCAGGTGGAAAACGCCGCCGAAATCGGCATGGAACACAACCTCGGCCTGACCTGCGACCCGATTGGCGGGCTGGTGCAGGTGCCCTGCATCGAGCGTAACGCCATGGGCTCGGTCAAGGCGATCAATGCAGTGCGCATGGCCTTGCGCGGCGATGGGCAGCACTTTGTGTCCCTCGACAAGGTCATCCGCACCATGCGCCAGACCGGCGCCGACATGAAAAGCAAATACAAGGAAACCGCCCGTGGCGGTTTGGCGGTCAACATTATCGAGTGCTGACGCCTAAAAGCGCGCCAGCACGTTTTTCAGGAGCTGAATATGTCCACCGAAACCCTGTTGAAAACCCCTCTGCACGCCCTGCACCTCGAACTGGGCGCACGCATGGTGCCCTTCGCCGGCTACGACATGCCAGTGCAATACCCGCTGGGCGTGATGAAGGAACACCTGCACACCCGTGATCAAGCCGGCTTGTTCGATGTGTCCCACATGGGCCAGATCCGCCTCACCGGTGCCAACGCCGCCAAGGCTCTGGAAACCCTGGTGCCGGTCGACATCATCGATCTGCCGGTGGGCATGCAGCGTTACGCGATGTTCACCAATGAGCAGGGCGGCATTCTCGATGACCTGATGGTGGCGAACCTGGGTAACGACGAACTGTTCCTGGTGGTCAATGCGGCCTGCAAGGACCAGGACCTGGCGCACCTGCGCCAGCATATCGGCGACCAGTGCACCATCGAGCCGCTGTTCGAAGAGCGTGCATTGCTGGCCCTGCAGGGCCCGGCCGCGGTCAAGGTGCTGGCGCGCCTGGCGCCGGAAGTGACCAAGATGACCTTCATGCAATTCGCTTCCCTGCGCCTGCTGGGCGTGGACTGCTATGTCAGCCGTTCGGGCTACACCGGTGAAGACGGCTTCGAAATCTCCGTGCCTGCCGCCAATGCCGAAAGCCTGGCGCGCAGCCTGCTGGCCGAGACCGAAGTACAGGCCATCGGCCTGGGCGCCCGCGACTCGTTGCGCCTGGAAGCAGGGCTGTGCCTGTACGGCCACGACATGAACACCGACACCACCCCGATCGAGGCCAGCCTGTTGTGGGCTATCTCGAAGGCGCGCCGTGCCGACGGTGCACGTGCCGGTGGCTTCCCTGGCGCCGACCAGATCTTCACCCAGCAGCAAACCGGCGTGAGCCGCAAACGTGTAGGCCTGCTGCCACAGGAACGCACGCCCGTACGTGAAGGCGCGGAGATTGTCGACGCAGACGGCACCGTGATCGGCAGCGTGTGCAGCGGCGGTTTCGGCCCGACCCTCGGCGGCCCGCTCGCTATGGGTTACCTGGACAGCGCATTCATCGCACTGGATACCGAAGTCTCTGCGTTGGTGCGTGGGAAAAAGGTGCCACTTCGTGTAAGTAAAATGCCATTTGTGCCACAACGTTACTATCGTGGCTGATTGACTGTTTCTATAAGTAACGCGATTGCGTTAACGTGCACTAATCTGTAACGCAATCGCCATAAAACAGTGCACTACCGATAGTCTCTACTAGAGCGATTAACCTATAACAAGTGATCAACTCTATCGAATAAGTCGGATTCACACTATTCACCCAAGTGTCATGATCCCCAGCAAAACCTGGGCTTTTGGCAGGGCTTGTTTTTTCTCTATTAGTTGGCGTAGAGTTTGCCCACTGTGTTTGCATGGGTCGCTTGGAACCTGGACCTGGGCAGTAGCCAAAGAAGTCCGCTACAACCCGTTCGACGTCTCTTACTTTCCTGCAACCCAGCCCAGTACTCTTTCATGCGAAAGGGGCTGTCATTAATTTTTAGCGTCAAGGAAATAAGAAAATGGCTGAACGTCAGAGCGGTACCGTCAAGTGGTTCAACGACGAGAAAGGGTTTGGTTTTATCACTCCAGAAAGCGGTCCGGATCTGTTCGTGCATTTCCGCGCTATTCAGGGCAACGGCTTCAAGAGCCTGAAAGAAGGCCAGAAAGTGACATTCGTTGCTGTGCAAGGCCAGAAAGGCATGCAGGCTGACGAAGTACAAGCAGAAAACCACTGAGTTCTTCTGCGACAAAAAGCCCCTGATGGTGACATCAGGGGCTTTTTTATATGCGTTTGCTCGTAAAATGGCTTTTTTCATAAGAGAGCCCTGCCATGCCGAACCCCCTGCTGAGCCCGCAAGGCGAATTCCCCGCCGTTGGCCTGGGCCGTCGCCTGGCAGCGATGTTCTATGATTTCCTGCTATGTACCGCACTAATGATCGTCACCGCGTTTATCTACAAGCTGATCTGGATCGCGTTTGTCGGTGAAGCCAGGATGCGCACCCTCACCGAATCCGGCGCGCTGGATGGCGACCCGTTGTTGTCGACGATCCTGTTGTTTGTGCTGTTCGGCTTCTTCGCCAAGTTCTGGACTCATTCCGGCCAGACCCTGGGCATGCAGGTGTGGGGCGTACGCGTGCAGAACGCTGACGGCTCGCGGATCAGCCTGTGGCAGGCGCTGCTGCGCTTCGTGGTGTCGATTGCGTCATGGTTGTGCCTGGGGCTGGGGTTTATCTGGTCGCTGTTTGATAAGCGCAAACGCAGCTGGCATGACATCTATTCGGACTCGCAGTTGGTGCGGATTCCGAAGCAGAAGAAATAACCTTCTGCCTATTGGAGATCAAAATGTGGGAGGGAGCTTGCTCCCGATAGCAGTGGATCAGTTAATACACCTGTGACTGACACACTGCTATCGGGGGCAAGCCCCCCCTCCCACATTTTTTACCGCGTTCGACTATGCGTTACCGGCCAGCTTCAGCCGCGCCGCCTGGGTGAAATCCAACATGCGCTTGAGCGGACGCACGGCATGAGGTATCACCGACGGTTCGACGAAAATTTCGTTACTGCCTTCACGCAGGCACTGCAACGTGCGCTCCAGCGTGTTCATTGCCATCCACGGGCAGTGTGCGCAACTGCGGCAAGCGGCGCCGTTACCGGCGGTAGGCGCTTCGACGAAGACCTTGTCCGGGCACAGCTGCTGCATCTTGTAGAAGATGCCGCGGTCGGTGGCGACGATAAACGTCTTGTTCGGCAGGCGCTGGGCCGCTGCAATCAGCTGGCTGGTCGAGCCCACGGCATCCGCCAGTTCGATCACCGACGTCGGCGACTCCGGATGCACCAGAATGGCTGCATCCGGGTAAAGCGCCTTCATATCTTCCAACTGCTTGGACTTGAACTCTTCGTGGACGATGCAGGCGCCGTCCCACAGCAGCATATCTGCACCGGTCTGACGCTGGATGTATGTGCCCAGGTGCTTGTCTGGCCCCCAGATGATCGTCTCGCCGTTGTCCATCAGGCTTTCGACGATTTCCAGCGCGCAGCTTGACGTCACCACCCAATCCGCCCGGGCTTTGACCGCCGCCGAAGTGTTGGCATACACCACCACGGTGCGTTCGGGATGCTGGTCGCAGAACGCCGAAAACTCATCGACGGGGCAGCCCAGGTCCAGGGAGCAGGTGGCTTCCAAGGTGGGCATGAGGATGCGTTTTTCAGGGGTGAGGATCTTGGCGGTCTCGCCCATGAAACGCACACCGGCGACCAACACGGTCTTGGCCGGGTGAGCGGCGCCGAAGCGGGCCATTTCCAAGGAGTCGGAGACACAGCCACCGGTTTCTTCGGCCAGGGCCTGGATCACCGGGTCACAGTAGAAGTGGGCAACCAGCACCGCATCCTGAGCCTTGAGCTCGGCGGCGATGGCAGTGCGCAGGCTCGCCTCTTCATCGGCGCTGAGGGCCTTGGGCTGCTTGGCGTCGAGGTGGGCTTGAACCAGAAGGCGTTCGGAAATTTGCGTCATGTTCGCAAGACCTGCAGGCGCAGTTGCGCGAAAGTCGAGTGTACCACCGGCTCTGGAGCCCTTCGGGCACCGCCGGACGAAGTGATTGTGTTCATCAAGCACGGGTTAAGGTGAAGCTCGGCAAGGCTACAGAATATCGAATGGTTTCAAAAGCCTAATCTGGTGTTCGCCTGCGCCTGCGTCGGGCAAAAATACGGGAAGCCCCACATGGGGCTTCCCGTATTTACCGCCGGTTTTTTTATCAAAAACGGTAAGTCACCGAGCCACCGAACCCGTTGGCACTGTTTTCATATTTGGCATCGTAAGTCAGGCCAACCTGGGAAAGGTTCTGCCGCACCTTGATCGGTTCTTCCTTGAGGTAGGAATACGCCACATCGAAGGTCAGGTTATCGACGGGCGTCCAGCCAGCACCCAAGCTGAAAACAGTGCGGTCCCCCGTAGGAATTCGAACGGAGCGGTCGGTGTTGTTGGTAGGCGTCTGGTCCACCGAGAAACCGGTCCGCAGTACGAGTTCTTTGTTGACCCGATAGGCCGCACCGATCGCGTGGGACCACGTGTCATGCCAGTGCTGCTGCTCGGTGATGGAGCCCAGGCCACCGAATTGAGCGGTGAGGTCGGAGACTCCGTCGTTGTTGATGGTGATCTTCTTCAACTGGCTCCAACGGGTGTAGGTGCTGCCGAGGTAGAGGGTCCAGTCGTCATTGAGTTGATGGGTTACCGAGAAATCCACCGATGACGGCGTGGTCACATCCAGGCTGGCGTCATACTTCTGCGGCCCACCGTCGAACGCATCGGAAATCAAGCCGGAGGCATGGGTCTTGCCGCTGAGGTGGTAGACCACCTGCGAGTGGTAGGTCACACCGATGCGCGTGCTTTCAAGGGGCTGCACCAGGATACCGGCGTTGAAACCGGTGGCGTTGTCGTCACCTTTGACCTTCACGCTTTCGCCAGCGCCGCCACCCAGTGGCACCTTCGAATCCAGCTCGCCGCTGATGCGGTTGAAGGTCGGACCAAAGCCCACCGACACTTTGTCGTTGAAGGCATAGCTGACCGTCGGCTGCACGGTGATGACCTGGACCTTGCTCTTGTTGCCAAAGCCATTGCCCTGGAAGCTGTGTTCATAGTCGGTCACCAGGCCGAACGGCGCGTAGATGCCCAGGCCGAACGCCCAGTGCTCATCGATGGGCGTGACCAGGTAGCCCATCGGCACGGCAATGCCGGGCACCATATCGCCTTTGTTGGTACCAGGGTTGTCGGCACCAAACTGCGCGGAACTGGCGTCCTTGATGTTGGATTTGGCATCGAGGTAAGTCGCGCCGAGGCTGACTTCATTCTGCTTCAGGCGCGACATGCCGGCAGGGTTGCCGAACACCGTGCTGGCATCTTCGGCAGAGGAGGAACGACCAGCATAGCCCGTGCCCATTGAACTGATGCTTTGTTCATTGAGCGCGAAACCACCGGCGAACAACGGGGTTGAGGCAAGGGAAACGGCGAGCGCCAAGGCGCCTTTAAGAGTTTTGTTATTCATTATTAGGACTCGAATTGTGGGGCAGCGATGGGGAAGCTACCAACGT of Pseudomonas azotoformans contains these proteins:
- the gcvT gene encoding glycine cleavage system aminomethyltransferase GcvT, translated to MSTETLLKTPLHALHLELGARMVPFAGYDMPVQYPLGVMKEHLHTRDQAGLFDVSHMGQIRLTGANAAKALETLVPVDIIDLPVGMQRYAMFTNEQGGILDDLMVANLGNDELFLVVNAACKDQDLAHLRQHIGDQCTIEPLFEERALLALQGPAAVKVLARLAPEVTKMTFMQFASLRLLGVDCYVSRSGYTGEDGFEISVPAANAESLARSLLAETEVQAIGLGARDSLRLEAGLCLYGHDMNTDTTPIEASLLWAISKARRADGARAGGFPGADQIFTQQQTGVSRKRVGLLPQERTPVREGAEIVDADGTVIGSVCSGGFGPTLGGPLAMGYLDSAFIALDTEVSALVRGKKVPLRVSKMPFVPQRYYRG
- a CDS encoding RDD family protein, giving the protein MPNPLLSPQGEFPAVGLGRRLAAMFYDFLLCTALMIVTAFIYKLIWIAFVGEARMRTLTESGALDGDPLLSTILLFVLFGFFAKFWTHSGQTLGMQVWGVRVQNADGSRISLWQALLRFVVSIASWLCLGLGFIWSLFDKRKRSWHDIYSDSQLVRIPKQKK
- a CDS encoding cold-shock protein, which encodes MAERQSGTVKWFNDEKGFGFITPESGPDLFVHFRAIQGNGFKSLKEGQKVTFVAVQGQKGMQADEVQAENH
- a CDS encoding OmpP1/FadL family transporter; the protein is MNNKTLKGALALAVSLASTPLFAGGFALNEQSISSMGTGYAGRSSSAEDASTVFGNPAGMSRLKQNEVSLGATYLDAKSNIKDASSAQFGADNPGTNKGDMVPGIAVPMGYLVTPIDEHWAFGLGIYAPFGLVTDYEHSFQGNGFGNKSKVQVITVQPTVSYAFNDKVSVGFGPTFNRISGELDSKVPLGGGAGESVKVKGDDNATGFNAGILVQPLESTRIGVTYHSQVVYHLSGKTHASGLISDAFDGGPQKYDASLDVTTPSSVDFSVTHQLNDDWTLYLGSTYTRWSQLKKITINNDGVSDLTAQFGGLGSITEQQHWHDTWSHAIGAAYRVNKELVLRTGFSVDQTPTNNTDRSVRIPTGDRTVFSLGAGWTPVDNLTFDVAYSYLKEEPIKVRQNLSQVGLTYDAKYENSANGFGGSVTYRF
- a CDS encoding L-serine ammonia-lyase is translated as MSLSVFDLFKIGIGPSSSHTVGPMRAAARFVEGLKRDNLLSATTCVKVELYGSLGATGKGHGSDKAVLLGLEGEHPDTVNTETVATRLAQMRKDGHLNLLGEHRIAFNEKEHLAMIRKPLAYHPNGMIFRAFDAAGIQIRSREYYSVGGGFVVDEDAAGADRIVEDATPLTFPFKHAKDLLSHCTTYGLSISQVMLTNESAWRPEAETRAGLLKIWQVMQDCVDAGCRNEGILPGGLKVKRRAAALHRQLCKNPESALRDPLSVLDWVNLYALAVNEENANGGRVVTAPTNGAAGIVPAVLHYYMRFIPGANEDGVVRFLLTAAAIGILYKENASISGAEVGCQGEVGVACSMAAGALCEVLGGSVSQVENAAEIGMEHNLGLTCDPIGGLVQVPCIERNAMGSVKAINAVRMALRGDGQHFVSLDKVIRTMRQTGADMKSKYKETARGGLAVNIIEC
- the nadA gene encoding quinolinate synthase NadA, giving the protein MTQISERLLVQAHLDAKQPKALSADEEASLRTAIAAELKAQDAVLVAHFYCDPVIQALAEETGGCVSDSLEMARFGAAHPAKTVLVAGVRFMGETAKILTPEKRILMPTLEATCSLDLGCPVDEFSAFCDQHPERTVVVYANTSAAVKARADWVVTSSCALEIVESLMDNGETIIWGPDKHLGTYIQRQTGADMLLWDGACIVHEEFKSKQLEDMKALYPDAAILVHPESPTSVIELADAVGSTSQLIAAAQRLPNKTFIVATDRGIFYKMQQLCPDKVFVEAPTAGNGAACRSCAHCPWMAMNTLERTLQCLREGSNEIFVEPSVIPHAVRPLKRMLDFTQAARLKLAGNA